The genomic region GCTAGCATGTGATTGCATTTTGAGTCACTACTTCAGCTTTTTGTGCAACCTTTAGTAAATCTTAATCGACTTGACCCATGGGCGTTTTTCACAGCGACTAACCCTCCTCCCTGAAGGTAAAGATATTGGTTGATCTTTGTCTCTATGTGTGAGTCAAGCCAACTGCGCAGCGACCTAAAGAATCAATGCACTGTATCTGTTTCCTTTGTATAGCAGTGAGAGCTCTGTTAGCCAGAGGGTATTTTTAGCCAATGGTTCTTGGAGGGGAGTGCAGTGTCCAGATCCAGAGGTCAGTGAGGGCCTCAGATTACTGGACAACTGCTCTCATCTATTAGAACAGCTGCTGCACTTGAGGGTTATAAGCAATGAGTATAATGCTTGTTGGAAAATAGATtgttaacaaaagaaaacaagagagagaaacaagaggAACATCTGTGTATAAATAACACACTGCACACTTGTTGTGTTGGGTTTTAAGTCATTGTTTTTACTCTGTTtgatctgttgttgttttaaagtgttCATTTGTTGACGCCAACTTTTGTTTCAAGGGTTTCCTTTTTGGGGGATGGACACCCAAAAAAGTAACATGTTTACCCTTTTCAGCAAAGAATATACAACCTCAATTCCAAACAAGCtgtgatgctgtgtaaaatgttgataaaagcaGAGTTTGATCCTGAGTCAAATACAGAATTTTGATTTGTGTGGGTCAGTTTTCATGCTTCCTTCAGTCCAACCTTAAACTGTCCGGGCCCAGAGAAGTCCGTCAGTGGTGTTTGtcagtgattttgagcccatgcggtgacttccactacagtcatgtctgtttttaatgcagtgctgccttagGGCATGTTTTAGCACtattttcagttaaatataaggtttaaatgatttacaaaccatcaaattctctatgtatcaacattttacacacacttTTTGGCATTGAGgttgtattacattttttaatgtggccTTTGATTCTACATTAAGGTGCAGAGTCCTCAATCTGTCCTCATTGTGGTACTCTTTAGTGACAAGCAATGTTTGAATGATTAGAGatgctgttttctttaaacaggTGGAAGTGGGAGCAGCTCAGCGCTGGTGACACCCACTCAGGTGCTAAAAAAAAGGACCCAACTAATTGATGTGTAGAGTCTCTGATTCCCAACAAACTAATGTCTCAGAATGAAATTGGATTACTGAAGCTTCTGCTTTCATCCTCAgctttgtctttgtctcctctgcGAGTTACCTCCCTCTGCTTCTCCTTTCCTCCCCGTCCTATCGTCCAGTTCATCCTCCGACAAGCTAATCGCTTGTTCGCCTTCTGAactctcccctcttctctctgtcatcCCTCTCACTAGCGTATTTTGCTTTGGAGCCCTCCTCTTATCCCCATCCTGGCTCTCAGAGCCTCTCCAAAGGTATCTTCCTCACTCTATCTGCCTTTTCTGCTCTGTGATTTCTTCACTTAGCTCCACTGTCAGGAGAGGGGCTTCAGTCTGTGCTTTCACATGAATTTAGAAGCCGTCCTAGAGCCGCAGACTTGCAGCCCCTCTCAGCTTTTTGCATGTAGACGGCAGCAGACGAAGGATTTGCATAGTATAGGTCTGCTGTCTGCCACTGTAGACAGCATGTAGTTCTGTAGCATGGTTCATCAGACCACTAACAACTACATTGCCACATTCTGGAGCATGTCATTAGATTGCAACAGTAATGGTTTATTGACCTTATGCATATTTTTTAACCACAGAAGTTCCACTATGTTAGATATATACAGTTGTTTGTTGAAAATAAGCAGATTTAAGTGGCTGCTAGCGTTGTTAGTGGTCCAAACAGTTGTTAAAGTAGTTTGTAAAGGCATGCAACAGAAGTGTGCTCATGTGTTTGGAGTGATACTGTGGTTTTGTTCATGTGGAGTTCACTGGATGAAAAGTCTGCATGCACACAACTATATATGAAAGAATGCATGTTATGTTTATCCTAAAAGTGCATTTCCCTCTCTGCACAGTCCTCAGTGCCGACCGCGTGGAGCAGATGACCAAGACCTACAATGACGTGGAAGTGGTCACGCATCTTCTCGCCGAGGTAGGTGTCCCCTCATGTGGAATAGTTATTTTCTACAAAGGGGCTGACATCTGATTAGCTGATCTGTGCTCTTTTTCTTATTCTGCAGCGAGACCGAGACTTGGAACTGGCGGCTAGGATCGGTCAGTCGCTGCTGCAAAGGAACCACCTGCTGCAGGAACGCAATGAGGCCTTAGAGGAACAGCTAGCACAGGCCTTGGACCAGGTAAAGGATTGTGTTTGAGTTCAATCAGAATAAGATATATACAAgagtatcatctgcatacagtCAGACAAATGGGGAAAAATGAAGTGGCCCTAAACTTGATCCTTGTGGCACACCTTTTGCAAAAAATGATATACAAATGGCTGCAACAAGGCTTTATAGAAACAGCTAGCACAGGCCTTGGACCAAGAAGGTTACCCATGCTTGTAATCTTATAAATGTCCTATGTTAAATTAGATGAAAATCTCACTCTTCTCCCCACTCGGTCAGGTTAATCAGCTGCAACATGAGCTCAGTAAGAAGGACGAGTTGCTCCGGATGGTGGCCAACGCCTCGGAGGAGAGCGAGACCGAATCCAATGTGTCCACACCGCTGCGGCAGCGTCCACCAGTCGGGGCGACCACCGCCGCCACGGCACTCAGCCAGCTGGAGTGTATGCAGAGcaagctgcaggagctggaggaggagaacctGGTGCTGAGGTCTGAGGTATGGTGTACATGCTAGCACTTGAGAGTTACTGGTAAAGGTGTTCATGGTCAGTCCCCTAGTAAAAAAAGATTAGTATGAATATGATAACTGAAGTGCTGATTGGTTCCTCTCTACATCGACACCCCAGGCATGTCAACTTAAAAGAGACACCATGACCTATGAGgagaaggagcagcagctcgTCAGCGACTGTGTCAAAGAGCTTCGTGAgtttaaagcacattttctcAACCCCAAACTCTCATGTCAGGAAGTCTTCTTAACTTCAATCTGTACGTTTGTGTTGATTTCAGGCGAGTCCAACACCCAGATGGTGTCTCTGACAGATGATCTGTCTCAGAAGAACGAGGAGCTGCTCAGACACCAGGAGGAGATCGCTCAGCTGCTTTCACAGATAGTAGAGCTGCAACACCGCGTAAAGGAGGTGAGGAGACACAAAGACttgacctgaacacagagtcaattaactaagacctggtcgcCTTGGTATGCTTGACTTTAGACATGAAAGGCTTGATCCTGACTTTACTTTGAACTTGGTAAGCTTAATTTTGGACTTGATGGGCTTGATTTGGGAATTTGATTTGGAATAATGTGGACTTGCTTGAGACTTTGCATTATGAACGTGATGGTCTTGGCTTGGAACTGGTCTTGGAGTCATAATATGCAAAACAAGgccaaaagtaaacaagagaaatgttctttaattaCAGCCTTTACATGTTTTCATAACAGCAAGCAGAGATGTTTTATTAGATCAAGGTGGATGGAACGATTGTTAATcaaactgtctgtgtgtgttttttcaacaCAGCCTCatgaggtgtgtgaatgtgtgtttttaaaaaagaacattatgTGTTGTTCCTGCACAGCTGGCTCTCCAGAAGGAGGAGCTGAGAATCCACCTGCAGGCCTCAAAAGAAGCTCAGAGACAGCTCACAGCAGAGGTACAGAAGGggtcttttcctttttgtttgattaGCTGCTGCATGCAGAAACAAAGTAATCCAGTCTTGTGTGttatgatgtgtgtttgttgcagCTGGACGAGTTGGCAGACAGGAATGCCGAGTGTGTAGAGATGCTCCACGAATCCCAGGAGGAGATCAAGGACCTGCGCAATAGAAACACTCCCTCTGCTGGGATGCGAAGGCACCTTTCCTACGGCCTCTACCCCATGGTGAGAGAAACACTGAGACATtataatgtaaacacagcttttGTTTGTGTACAAGAAAATTGCAATGGGTAcctttaaatttgtgtttttcttcatttgtttAGGACTCCTTAGCGGCAGAAATTGAGGGCACCATGAGGAGAGAGCTGAGTGTTGAGGAAGAGAGCGTCTTCAAGGACCAAAGGTATGAAACTCAAAACTACTTTAGTGAAATTAACCAAGTGTAATGGGAAAAACTTATCCACGAGGGGTCATTTGTCGATGTATTATGGATTGTAATCTTCTTTTATTCCCTCAACAACTCTGAAATAGGTTTAAAGAAATGCCTCAAACATTGGATCTGGCCTCTTCTCCCTGCAGAGTATCCCAGAAGCGAGTTTTTCAAACAGTAAGATCCATAAAcgcctcatcatcatcattatcacgCCCGGCCTCGGCCACGCCTCCAATCCCTGGCTCGGGTCAGAGCTCCCTGGTGATGACCGCACAGCCCTTCCAGTCCAATCAAGGGTGAGTTCAAAAACACTTCATGTCTTGTATTTGATGCAGATCATTTCAGATTAATCAACGTGTCTCTCTTTGCAGTGACGAGGTGCCGATGGGCCAGCCGGGATGTCCAGGTGGGAATGATCTAACCAGAGCGCTCCACCGCCTCTCCCTGCGACGACAGAACTTCCTGTGCGAGCGTCAGTTTTTCCAGGCGGAGCGTGAGAAGAAGCTGCAGGCGCTGTCAGGGGTAGAAGAAGGAGAGGTGAGCGGGTACAACTCGCCGATGGGTAGCGTGCATTCATCTTTCTCCAACCTGTCGGAGCTCTCATTCGGGTCCAGCATCTTCAAGACCTTCCTGCCGGAGAAGCTCCAGATCGTCAAACCCATGGAAGGTACATATCTGGAGATTCAGGGGTTGGTTGTTTAAATATTTGGAAGCAAAGTCCCTGTAATGTTTCAACATTTCCTCCCCAGGCTCACTGACGCTCCATCACTGGCAGCAGTTAGCCAAACCGCATCTAGCCACCATCCTAGACCCCCATCCTGGGGTGGTGACCAAAGGTTTCTGCCAACTGGCACAGGACGCTGTCTACCGCCTCTCTGAcatggaggaggacgaggaggatgaggagctcAAAAGGATTGGAGACGTGGAGAAAGGGGCTGCCGAGCGGGGAAAGGAagacgaagaggaggaagaggaggaaggcgGCATCACCTTCAAGGTCCACTGTACGTCAACgccggaggagaggagggaaaggaaaCAGTCAGTGTCTCCACTTCCTGTGCCGCTGCTCTCACCTGGGACACCCGCGTCCTCTTCATCAGTCAGATCAGACCTCCGGTTGCCCCCTGCTGCTAGTCATGTGACTGAGAAACCCAGCCAATCAGCTCATTCCATTCCAGGAGCTTGTGCAACAGTGGTCCAATCACAAATTATCACTTCTACATCAACAACTGTATCTTCCTCTGGTACAAACTTTATAAGATGTTCACATTAAAATATGCATTTCTGTATTGAATGATGTGTTTCATCAAGATATGTTCTAAACTGGATTTGTTGTGTTCAGTCCAAAATCCAGGGAAGTGTCAGAGCTCCACCTTCTCCACCTACACCTTCACAACCTGTCGCATCCTGCACCCCAGTGACCTCACACAAGTAACCACAAGGTAAGGATTCCTGGGTTCACAGAGTTTAAGAAGGCTTAAGAAGCAGCCTCGGTGTAActtactgtgaaactgagactctccaGCTCTTTTTTCTCACCTGCTGTCTGTCTTAATGTATTCCAGTTCTCGGTCATCCATCATGGCCAACACACCCAGCTCCATGAGGACAGGTCCGAGTACCCCACTGACTCCTTGCAGACTAAGTCTGGGTGACTCCTTCCCTCCTCGTCGCACCCCTGCGCCTCCATGTGGACTAGCCAAGCTGGTCCTGGAGAGAGGAATTTCAGCACAAGTCTCCACTGACACTCCGCCACCATCCCCAAAACCAGCCGCCAGGCAACCCCTGTTCCGCCTCCTTCCCAGCACACCCCCAAACTCACCGTCCCACTCGCCCACTCCTTCCCCTCTTCCCACAGAGTCCCGCCAGCACTCGGCGGATAATTTCCTAGCGTCACGACCAGCTGAGTTGTTCCTTCAGGACGTTTACGGGTTGAATCTCGGCCGGGCTCCACATCCTGACCTTCCTAGCCCTAACCAGGAAGCCCCAGGCCTAGTCCAGTCACCTAAGCCAGGCCGAGCCAGGCCTGACCAAAGCAGCGTCAGCCTGGTGGAGAGGTTGCGCCAGATCGGGTTCAACAAGGTGCTCCAGGGTGCAATTTCAGATGTTTCAGCACCGCGCCAGGATTCTGCAACTTTTGTGTCAGCAGGAGGGGGAAGCCTATTGGACGGCCTCAGGCGCAATCAGAGCCTCCCTGCAATGATTGGCGCCCGAGCAGGGAAATCCACCAGTAACCAAACCCCGCCTCCTCACCCCACCACCCTcgccctccctcctccaccgTGGGGCAACCCCAAAGAACGGCGCCGACATCTTGGCTCTGTCTCCCACCCCCCTTCGAGTTCAACCAAACGCTGAGGAGGGGAAGAGGTGAATGGAAAGGAACACACTCCAGAACTTGAACCTCCTTCCATCCTCCCTTCATCACTCCTCTTTTCTGCCTTTTGTGGAGAGGAGTCAGGGCATCTGGTGGGCAGAACAATCCCTCCTTTTTTAAGACTTTATTTTAAAGCACAATTGAACTAAACTGACTGTTTTTAGCGATATGGCAGTGtctgtgtgtagatgtgtgtagTGATCAAGGCCTTAGTTTGCCTCTGAGCAGGTTATTCAGCTTTCGGTACCTTCTAAACCATGTATGAATCTTAATTAGCTTTCTAGTTTTCCTGTGAGACTCTGGATGCTCTGGTTGAGGTAGATGACTTTGGGAAAGGAAATAACGTAGGTGGTTGAAGGTTTGTGGATGTGGGCAAGAAAGGAATATGATGACGCATAGGTTTGAAGGGTTTTGGTATGTTGGTTAATGtcatgaggaggaagaaagtGAAAGGGAAAAGAAGCAGAGCATCCAGGTTTTACTGTCAAGGGCTTGTTCTGTCTGGGTCAGAAAAGCTTTAGTCTGAAGTAGACTACATGTCAGTTAGAGAACCCTTAGTCTGGAAAAGAACGGTTTCATCTGTGGAGAAAATATCAGTCAAGAGAGCTTTAGTCTAAAGTAGAAATTTAAGTCTGGAATTATAGAAGCCTAATTATGCTtggttgataaaaacagagggAGACTTGGCCTTGAAGAATAAACTTCCCAAATGTTAAGTCATAAAAATGAGATGGTAAGCCAAAACTATGAGATTAAAGTACAAATTATGAGCTAGTTagtcataaataaaaagttacaattattattttttatgactttCTCATAATTAAATTTTTATCCTATTATCgtgatttttatttaatattttttactatttttatctcattattatgacttaatttttcatatttttttactttttatcttaAAATGAAATATGTAATTTTTTATGACTTAACATtcagtatgttgttttttttccattaaggCCAAATctccctctttgttttattaacttGACAGAGTTGGGCTTCTGTATAAAAATCGAACGATATCATCTGCAAAGAAAATTTCATTTGTAAAAGCTTTAGTCTAAATTAAGACGCTGTCATCTGCAAAGAAAATTTCCACCATAAGGGATTCCTCATGCTTTTTATGACTTAAGAACCAGAAGATTTTAAGTGCTAGCTGTCTTCACAGCGTACTGCCAGGCTAATGTTGTAGTCCGACCATGCTATTAACATGCCAGTATTAATATCCTAATGATTTTACAGTAGTGAATCATCACACGGATGTCTGGTGACCGTCCATGTGCTGTGCGCCTTTTCCCcgccctttttttttgcaagcgTGTTGCATGACACGTAAAACTGCAACCCTCGCCTACAGgtcccagcatgcacctgtCAGCAGGCAGATAGGGTCAGGCTGGAGGTAAAATGGAACCCCAGGGAGAAGAAACAGGTCTGTGTTTCCCTTTTCagtcctctttgtgtttgtaattGTTTGAGGCCTTAAGTAGGAGCCAGCACTGCTATGATTTGAGTTCCTGTAAAGCCATGTTTGTATATATGTTGCACTCAGTGGGATTTGAAGGTTGCGTCACTGCTTGGTTTGAAACGTTTCAGCACATGTAGAAGAAAAACACGAC from Notolabrus celidotus isolate fNotCel1 chromosome 24, fNotCel1.pri, whole genome shotgun sequence harbors:
- the trak2 gene encoding trafficking kinesin-binding protein 2 isoform X1 is translated as MFEAKPRAVEKKESSTETDEGLGSSGRHYGSGSLGSSSACSVYLSDSQDWVVSPSCSPDEAPSQHTAISPMLAEETFRYMTYFALEPSSYPHPGSQSLSKVLSADRVEQMTKTYNDVEVVTHLLAERDRDLELAARIGQSLLQRNHLLQERNEALEEQLAQALDQVNQLQHELSKKDELLRMVANASEESETESNVSTPLRQRPPVGATTAATALSQLECMQSKLQELEEENLVLRSEACQLKRDTMTYEEKEQQLVSDCVKELRESNTQMVSLTDDLSQKNEELLRHQEEIAQLLSQIVELQHRVKELALQKEELRIHLQASKEAQRQLTAELDELADRNAECVEMLHESQEEIKDLRNRNTPSAGMRRHLSYGLYPMDSLAAEIEGTMRRELSVEEESVFKDQRFKEMPQTLDLASSPCRVSQKRVFQTVRSINASSSSLSRPASATPPIPGSGQSSLVMTAQPFQSNQGDEVPMGQPGCPGGNDLTRALHRLSLRRQNFLCERQFFQAEREKKLQALSGVEEGEVSGYNSPMGSVHSSFSNLSELSFGSSIFKTFLPEKLQIVKPMEGSLTLHHWQQLAKPHLATILDPHPGVVTKGFCQLAQDAVYRLSDMEEDEEDEELKRIGDVEKGAAERGKEDEEEEEEEGGITFKVHCTSTPEERRERKQSVSPLPVPLLSPGTPASSSSVRSDLRLPPAASHVTEKPSQSAHSIPGACATVVQSQIITSTSTTVSSSVQNPGKCQSSTFSTYTFTTCRILHPSDLTQVTTSSRSSIMANTPSSMRTGPSTPLTPCRLSLGDSFPPRRTPAPPCGLAKLVLERGISAQVSTDTPPPSPKPAARQPLFRLLPSTPPNSPSHSPTPSPLPTESRQHSADNFLASRPAELFLQDVYGLNLGRAPHPDLPSPNQEAPGLVQSPKPGRARPDQSSVSLVERLRQIGFNKVLQGAISDVSAPRQDSATFVSAGGGSLLDGLRRNQSLPAMIGARAGKSTSNQTPPPHPTTLALPPPPWGNPKERRRHLGSVSHPPSSSTKR
- the trak2 gene encoding trafficking kinesin-binding protein 2 isoform X2; the encoded protein is MFEAKPRAVEKKESSTETDEGLGSSGRHYGSGSLGSSSACSVYLSDSQDWVVSPSCSPDEAPSQHTAISPMLAEETFRYMTYFALEPSSYPHPGSQSLSKVLSADRVEQMTKTYNDVEVVTHLLAERDRDLELAARIGQSLLQRNHLLQERNEALEEQLAQALDQVNQLQHELSKKDELLRMVANASEESETESNVSTPLRQRPPVGATTAATALSQLECMQSKLQELEEENLVLRSEACQLKRDTMTYEEKEQQLVSDCVKELRESNTQMVSLTDDLSQKNEELLRHQEEIAQLLSQIVELQHRVKELALQKEELRIHLQASKEAQRQLTAELDELADRNAECVEMLHESQEEIKDLRNRNTPSAGMRRHLSYGLYPMDSLAAEIEGTMRRELSVEEESVFKDQRVSQKRVFQTVRSINASSSSLSRPASATPPIPGSGQSSLVMTAQPFQSNQGDEVPMGQPGCPGGNDLTRALHRLSLRRQNFLCERQFFQAEREKKLQALSGVEEGEVSGYNSPMGSVHSSFSNLSELSFGSSIFKTFLPEKLQIVKPMEGSLTLHHWQQLAKPHLATILDPHPGVVTKGFCQLAQDAVYRLSDMEEDEEDEELKRIGDVEKGAAERGKEDEEEEEEEGGITFKVHCTSTPEERRERKQSVSPLPVPLLSPGTPASSSSVRSDLRLPPAASHVTEKPSQSAHSIPGACATVVQSQIITSTSTTVSSSVQNPGKCQSSTFSTYTFTTCRILHPSDLTQVTTSSRSSIMANTPSSMRTGPSTPLTPCRLSLGDSFPPRRTPAPPCGLAKLVLERGISAQVSTDTPPPSPKPAARQPLFRLLPSTPPNSPSHSPTPSPLPTESRQHSADNFLASRPAELFLQDVYGLNLGRAPHPDLPSPNQEAPGLVQSPKPGRARPDQSSVSLVERLRQIGFNKVLQGAISDVSAPRQDSATFVSAGGGSLLDGLRRNQSLPAMIGARAGKSTSNQTPPPHPTTLALPPPPWGNPKERRRHLGSVSHPPSSSTKR
- the trak2 gene encoding trafficking kinesin-binding protein 2 isoform X3; protein product: MFEAKPRAVEKKESSTETDEGLGSSGRHYGSGSLGSSSACSVYLSDSQDWVVSPSCSPDEAPSQHTAISPMLAEETFRYMILSADRVEQMTKTYNDVEVVTHLLAERDRDLELAARIGQSLLQRNHLLQERNEALEEQLAQALDQVNQLQHELSKKDELLRMVANASEESETESNVSTPLRQRPPVGATTAATALSQLECMQSKLQELEEENLVLRSEACQLKRDTMTYEEKEQQLVSDCVKELRESNTQMVSLTDDLSQKNEELLRHQEEIAQLLSQIVELQHRVKELALQKEELRIHLQASKEAQRQLTAELDELADRNAECVEMLHESQEEIKDLRNRNTPSAGMRRHLSYGLYPMDSLAAEIEGTMRRELSVEEESVFKDQRFKEMPQTLDLASSPCRVSQKRVFQTVRSINASSSSLSRPASATPPIPGSGQSSLVMTAQPFQSNQGDEVPMGQPGCPGGNDLTRALHRLSLRRQNFLCERQFFQAEREKKLQALSGVEEGEVSGYNSPMGSVHSSFSNLSELSFGSSIFKTFLPEKLQIVKPMEGSLTLHHWQQLAKPHLATILDPHPGVVTKGFCQLAQDAVYRLSDMEEDEEDEELKRIGDVEKGAAERGKEDEEEEEEEGGITFKVHCTSTPEERRERKQSVSPLPVPLLSPGTPASSSSVRSDLRLPPAASHVTEKPSQSAHSIPGACATVVQSQIITSTSTTVSSSVQNPGKCQSSTFSTYTFTTCRILHPSDLTQVTTSSRSSIMANTPSSMRTGPSTPLTPCRLSLGDSFPPRRTPAPPCGLAKLVLERGISAQVSTDTPPPSPKPAARQPLFRLLPSTPPNSPSHSPTPSPLPTESRQHSADNFLASRPAELFLQDVYGLNLGRAPHPDLPSPNQEAPGLVQSPKPGRARPDQSSVSLVERLRQIGFNKVLQGAISDVSAPRQDSATFVSAGGGSLLDGLRRNQSLPAMIGARAGKSTSNQTPPPHPTTLALPPPPWGNPKERRRHLGSVSHPPSSSTKR
- the trak2 gene encoding trafficking kinesin-binding protein 2 isoform X4, producing the protein MFEAKPRAVEKKESSTETDEGLGSSGRHYGSGSLGSSSACSVYLSDSQDWVVSPSCSPDEAPSQHTAISPMLAEETFRYMILSADRVEQMTKTYNDVEVVTHLLAERDRDLELAARIGQSLLQRNHLLQERNEALEEQLAQALDQVNQLQHELSKKDELLRMVANASEESETESNVSTPLRQRPPVGATTAATALSQLECMQSKLQELEEENLVLRSEACQLKRDTMTYEEKEQQLVSDCVKELRESNTQMVSLTDDLSQKNEELLRHQEEIAQLLSQIVELQHRVKELALQKEELRIHLQASKEAQRQLTAELDELADRNAECVEMLHESQEEIKDLRNRNTPSAGMRRHLSYGLYPMDSLAAEIEGTMRRELSVEEESVFKDQRVSQKRVFQTVRSINASSSSLSRPASATPPIPGSGQSSLVMTAQPFQSNQGDEVPMGQPGCPGGNDLTRALHRLSLRRQNFLCERQFFQAEREKKLQALSGVEEGEVSGYNSPMGSVHSSFSNLSELSFGSSIFKTFLPEKLQIVKPMEGSLTLHHWQQLAKPHLATILDPHPGVVTKGFCQLAQDAVYRLSDMEEDEEDEELKRIGDVEKGAAERGKEDEEEEEEEGGITFKVHCTSTPEERRERKQSVSPLPVPLLSPGTPASSSSVRSDLRLPPAASHVTEKPSQSAHSIPGACATVVQSQIITSTSTTVSSSVQNPGKCQSSTFSTYTFTTCRILHPSDLTQVTTSSRSSIMANTPSSMRTGPSTPLTPCRLSLGDSFPPRRTPAPPCGLAKLVLERGISAQVSTDTPPPSPKPAARQPLFRLLPSTPPNSPSHSPTPSPLPTESRQHSADNFLASRPAELFLQDVYGLNLGRAPHPDLPSPNQEAPGLVQSPKPGRARPDQSSVSLVERLRQIGFNKVLQGAISDVSAPRQDSATFVSAGGGSLLDGLRRNQSLPAMIGARAGKSTSNQTPPPHPTTLALPPPPWGNPKERRRHLGSVSHPPSSSTKR